The genome window GCCCACCTCGCCCGGCTGGCGCGTCTGGAGCTGAAGCCCGAAGAGCTCGACCACTTCGCAGGCCAGCTCGACGACATCATCGGCGCGGTCGCCCGCGTCAGCGAGGTCGCCGACCAAGACGTACCGCCGACCTCTCACCCGCTGCCGCTGACGAACGTCATGCGCCCGGACGAGGTCCGTCCGTCGCTCACCCCCGAGCAGGCGCTGTCCGGCGCCCCGGCCCAGGAGCAGCAGCGTTTCAAGGTGCCGCAGATCCTGGGGGAGGAGTAGCCCGCCATGACGGACAAGAACAGCATCATCCGGCTCACCGCCGCCGAGACGGCCGCGAAGATCGCCTCCGGCGAGCTGACCGCCGTCGAGGTCACCGAGGCCCACCTCGCCCGGATCGAGGCCGTCGACGAGAAGGTGCATGCCTTCCTGCACGTCGACCGTGAGGGCGCGCTCGCCCAGGCCCGTGCCGTCGACGAGAAGCGGGAGCGCGGCGAGAAGCTCGGCCCGCTCGCCGGTGTGCCCCTCGCGCTGAAGGACATCTTCACCACCGAGGGCATCCCGACCACCGTAGGATCCAAGATCCTCGAGGGCTGGATCCCGCCGTACGACGCGACCGTCACCAAGAAGCTCAAGGCCGCCGACGTCGTCATCATCGGCAAGACCAACATGGACGAGTTCGCCATGGGGTCGTCGACGGAGAACAGCGCGTTCGGGCCGACCGGCAACCCGTGGGACCTCACCCGTATCCCCGGCGGTTCCGGCGGTGGGTCGAGCGCCGCGCTCGCCTCCTTCCAGGCGCCCCTGGCCATCGGCACCGACACCGGCGGCTCCATCCGCCAGCCCGCGGCCGTCACCGGCACGGTC of Streptomyces cynarae contains these proteins:
- the gatC gene encoding Asp-tRNA(Asn)/Glu-tRNA(Gln) amidotransferase subunit GatC, producing MPGITREEVAHLARLARLELKPEELDHFAGQLDDIIGAVARVSEVADQDVPPTSHPLPLTNVMRPDEVRPSLTPEQALSGAPAQEQQRFKVPQILGEE